The segment GCCCTCCTTCGGGTTATCATGCGCGCACTTATTTAACGACGCCATTTGCAACGCTGCTGGCATATAAAACAAGTTGACGGCGGCAAAGTATGGCTTCGCGCACCACCTGTTGAAACAAATAACTGAAATGGATGATTGAGAAACATTATGGCGAACTATTCTACCAACGAATTCAAGGCCGGTCTGAAAGTAATGCTCGATGGCGATCCTTGTTCGATCGTTGAGAACGAGCTGGTCAAGCCCGGTAAGGGGCAGGCGTTTAACCGCGTTAAGCTGCGGAATCTAATGACTGGCCGCGTAGGTGAGAAGACTTTCAAATCCGGTGACTCGTTGGAAGGTGCCGATGTCATGGATTTAGAGATGGAATATCTCTATAACGACGGTGATATGTGGCACTTTATGAAGACCGATGGCTCCTTCGAGCAGTACGCTGTGGAGAAGAAAGCCTTGGGTGATACTGAAAAATGGCTTAAGGAACAGGTGCCTTATGTCATTACGCTCTGGA is part of the Halomonas alkaliantarctica genome and harbors:
- the efp gene encoding elongation factor P; the protein is MANYSTNEFKAGLKVMLDGDPCSIVENELVKPGKGQAFNRVKLRNLMTGRVGEKTFKSGDSLEGADVMDLEMEYLYNDGDMWHFMKTDGSFEQYAVEKKALGDTEKWLKEQVPYVITLWNDKAISVTPPNFIELEVVETDPGLKGDTAQGGSKPATLSSGAVVRVPLFINQGEVLKIDTRSGDYVSRA